In Triticum aestivum cultivar Chinese Spring chromosome 5B, IWGSC CS RefSeq v2.1, whole genome shotgun sequence, the following proteins share a genomic window:
- the LOC123111675 gene encoding uncharacterized protein yields MTLLDVAAYQQKIKLSHRLEDWGYIDCFLKPMQITLLKKERKLEISFQFYRCKLNSFHCNTGHPDVQDVGSIGVAFMNLTYTFYASYLRVIRLSKTTPRRIEITVSRGWIRMEYLLPW; encoded by the exons ATGACTCTACTTGATGTCGCCGCATACCAGCAGAAGATAAAGCTCAGCCATAGGCTGGAAGACTGGGGCTATATAGATTGCTTTCTAAAACCAATGCAGATCACCCTGCTGAAGAAGGAGAGGAAGTTAGAAATCAGTTTTCAGTTTTACAGGTGCAAACTCAACTCATTCCACTGTAATACTGGACATCCAGATGTCCAGGATGTCGGAAGCATCGGCGTTGCATTCATGAATCTGACATACACAT TCTATGCTTCCTATCTCCGGGTCATCCGCCTCTCAAAGACTACTCCGAG GAGAATCGAAATAACAGTCAGTCGTGGATGGATtagaatggaatatttattaccTTGGTGA